A stretch of the Luteimonas sp. JM171 genome encodes the following:
- a CDS encoding glycosyltransferase family 2 protein produces the protein MPVRSESIAAVVVTYQSASTIGECLDRLRAAEGVVQIRVVDNASSDDTMAIVQRHAAADPRVRFIANPDNPGFGTACNQGVAAADANAAHWVALVNPDLMVEPDTLSGMVAAARGHGPGPVLLGADLVGEAGKRDPAARRRDPDFGAMLIAMLAGGSTSASMAIPPDDGLVLQPVQAVSGALMLMPRALYQQLGGFDEGYRLHAEDLDLCRRARESGALVAVANRARVLHVRGVSSRSRPVFVEWHKHRGLVRYFRKFEASQRSLPVRMLVCAMIWARFPIAVLRAL, from the coding sequence ATGCCGGTGCGGAGTGAATCGATCGCAGCCGTCGTGGTCACCTATCAGAGCGCCTCGACGATCGGCGAGTGCCTGGACCGGCTGCGCGCGGCCGAGGGCGTGGTGCAGATCCGGGTGGTGGACAACGCCTCCAGCGACGACACCATGGCCATCGTGCAGCGTCACGCCGCGGCCGATCCCCGGGTGCGCTTCATCGCCAATCCCGACAACCCGGGCTTCGGCACCGCGTGCAACCAGGGCGTGGCCGCGGCCGACGCCAATGCGGCGCACTGGGTGGCGCTGGTCAACCCGGACCTCATGGTCGAGCCGGATACGCTGTCGGGCATGGTTGCTGCAGCCCGGGGCCACGGGCCCGGACCGGTGCTGCTGGGGGCCGACCTGGTGGGCGAGGCGGGAAAGCGGGACCCGGCCGCGCGTCGCCGCGACCCGGACTTCGGCGCCATGCTGATCGCCATGCTGGCCGGCGGATCCACGTCGGCCAGCATGGCGATCCCGCCCGACGACGGGCTGGTGCTGCAGCCCGTGCAGGCGGTGTCCGGCGCGCTGATGCTGATGCCGCGCGCCCTGTACCAGCAGCTTGGTGGCTTTGACGAAGGCTACCGGCTGCACGCCGAGGACCTCGACCTGTGCCGGCGCGCGCGAGAATCGGGCGCGCTCGTGGCCGTGGCCAACCGGGCGCGGGTGCTGCACGTGCGGGGGGTATCCAGCCGCTCGCGGCCGGTGTTCGTGGAGTGGCACAAGCACCGGGGGCTGGTGCGCTACTTCCGCAAGTTCGAGGCGTCGCAGCGCAGCCTGCCGGTCCGCATGCTCGTGTGTGCGATGATCTGGGCCCGCTTCCCGATTGCCGTCCTGCGCGCGCTGTAG
- a CDS encoding glycosyltransferase codes for MSVLPVVLLPLGTDDDALDACLAALDAGTPARTRVWLADDARAGPRGLAIVEKWLAATRMHADYSRRQRAIGEVAHLDEALRACGGADVAVLAPDAIPAPGWLEALAACFSRDASIATATPWCNAGEAAAWPRIGEVDPVPGQLARIGRACAKLRPLHPELPAAVGHAVLLRGSARERVGGLDASSYGSWYAALIDLSLRLSGLGWRNVLCETAFVARGGEGGPAEGDMAALASRWPAWHPRLADFLMGDPLRAQRARLHEALAGIDGEPPQRELFPAAGPVLEEGDAGAE; via the coding sequence ATGTCCGTGCTGCCGGTTGTCCTGCTGCCATTGGGGACCGACGACGATGCGCTGGATGCCTGCCTGGCGGCGCTTGATGCCGGCACGCCGGCGCGCACACGCGTATGGCTGGCGGACGACGCCAGGGCCGGCCCGCGCGGGCTCGCGATCGTGGAGAAATGGCTGGCTGCCACGCGCATGCACGCCGACTACAGCCGCCGCCAGCGCGCCATTGGCGAGGTGGCGCACCTGGATGAGGCGCTGCGGGCCTGCGGCGGGGCCGACGTGGCGGTGCTGGCACCCGATGCGATCCCGGCGCCGGGCTGGCTCGAAGCGCTTGCAGCGTGCTTCTCGCGCGACGCGTCGATCGCCACGGCCACGCCGTGGTGCAACGCCGGGGAGGCGGCGGCCTGGCCCCGGATCGGCGAAGTGGACCCGGTGCCCGGCCAACTGGCGCGGATCGGTCGGGCCTGCGCGAAGCTGCGGCCGCTGCATCCGGAACTGCCAGCCGCGGTCGGGCACGCGGTGCTGCTCCGGGGCAGCGCGCGCGAACGCGTGGGCGGGCTGGACGCTTCCAGTTACGGGTCCTGGTATGCCGCGCTGATTGATCTTTCGCTGCGCCTGTCGGGCCTGGGCTGGCGCAATGTGCTGTGCGAAACCGCCTTCGTCGCGCGCGGCGGCGAAGGCGGCCCGGCCGAAGGGGACATGGCCGCGCTGGCCTCGCGCTGGCCGGCCTGGCATCCCCGGCTGGCGGATTTCCTGATGGGCGATCCGCTGCGCGCACAGCGGGCGCGGCTGCACGAAGCGCTCGCCGGGATCGATGGCGAGCCGCCGCAGCGCGAGCTGTTCCCGGCGGCCGGGCCGGTGCTGGAAGAGGGAGATGCCGGTGCGGAGTGA
- the pncB gene encoding nicotinate phosphoribosyltransferase, with amino-acid sequence MPVIESLLDTDLYKLTMMQAVLHQHPAAEAVYRFRCRTPGVDLSRHIDEISSEIDALCTLWFAREELDWLRGLRFMKPDFVDFLGLFRLDRKYLRLRASSAEQGGVELEASGPWLHTILFEVPLLAIVSEVHMRHAAGADVRGEGLRRLKDKAGRLRDAVGYEDCRITDFGTRRRYSRAWHGEVVAMLAEELGPKFAGTSNVDLARRLGLNPQGTMAHEWLQAFQALGPRLRDSQVAAFDSWAREYRGDLGIALTDVIGLDAFLRDFDLYFCKLFDGMRHDSGDPFEWGERMIAHLQAHRIDPMGKVLVFSDSLDIDLVMRLYQRFRGRARMSFGIGTNLTNDVGVPPLSVVMKMVRCNGQPVAKLSDSPGKTMCDDSGYLAYLRQVFDVA; translated from the coding sequence ATGCCGGTCATTGAATCGCTGCTCGACACCGACCTGTACAAACTCACCATGATGCAGGCGGTGCTGCACCAGCATCCGGCGGCCGAGGCGGTCTACCGGTTCCGTTGCCGGACGCCCGGCGTCGACCTGTCCCGGCATATCGATGAGATCTCGTCCGAGATCGATGCGCTGTGCACGCTGTGGTTCGCCCGGGAAGAGCTGGACTGGCTGCGTGGCCTGCGCTTCATGAAGCCGGACTTCGTGGATTTCCTCGGGCTGTTCCGGCTGGACCGCAAGTACCTGCGCCTGCGAGCGTCGTCGGCGGAACAGGGCGGGGTTGAGCTGGAAGCGAGCGGCCCGTGGCTGCACACGATCCTGTTCGAGGTGCCGCTGCTGGCGATCGTGAGCGAAGTGCACATGCGCCACGCCGCCGGCGCCGACGTGCGCGGGGAAGGACTGCGCAGGCTGAAGGACAAGGCGGGGCGGCTGCGCGATGCGGTGGGCTACGAGGACTGCCGGATCACCGACTTCGGCACCCGCCGCCGTTATTCGCGCGCGTGGCACGGCGAGGTGGTCGCGATGCTGGCCGAAGAGCTGGGGCCGAAGTTCGCGGGTACCAGCAACGTCGACCTGGCCCGCCGGCTGGGCCTCAACCCGCAGGGGACGATGGCCCACGAGTGGCTGCAGGCGTTCCAGGCGCTGGGGCCGCGGCTGCGTGATTCCCAGGTGGCGGCGTTCGACAGCTGGGCCCGCGAGTACCGCGGGGACCTGGGGATCGCGCTGACCGACGTGATCGGGCTGGATGCGTTCCTGCGCGACTTCGACCTGTACTTCTGCAAGCTGTTCGACGGGATGCGCCACGATTCGGGCGATCCCTTCGAATGGGGCGAGCGGATGATCGCGCACCTGCAGGCGCATCGCATCGACCCGATGGGCAAGGTGCTGGTGTTCAGCGACAGCCTCGACATCGACCTGGTGATGCGTCTGTACCAGCGGTTCCGCGGGCGGGCGCGGATGTCGTTCGGGATCGGGACCAACCTGACCAACGACGTGGGCGTGCCGCCGCTGAGCGTGGTGATGAAGATGGTCCGCTGCAACGGCCAGCCGGTAGCCAAGCTCAGCGATTCGCCCGGCAAGACCATGTGTGACGATTCGGGGTACCTGGCCTACCTGCGGCAGGTGTTCGACGTCGCCTGA